AGAGTAAAGTATGTTTGCTAGATAATCTGGTCGTACAAATCTATGTAAAGTGTGCTATCACCCTATCTTTGAAGGATATCTCATCCAATAGGAATCGCATACGTCGTACAACGTAGCTCGCATGGTCTTAAATGcatttatatatctatGTAAGCATGTACATACTTCCTTTTCTtcttattaatatatttttcacgGGAAAAAATGGGTTTATTACCCAAACTCTTAGAATTATCAGCTATGTGCTTAACCAACTTCATCCCACCATTTGTGACATTACGCCAAATGTCAATTTCAGCTGATGTCAATTGTTGCGATGCATTATCATCATAAATGTTGCGATTATCCCCTACAAACTCAgaattgtaataatttaatacatcTTCAGATGATGAGTACTCGTCAAAGACAAATTCAAACTCATCTTCCTCTATACGATCCACCACCTGCCAGTTTTCACCGTCCCATTCATAACTACAACCCAATTCCGTAccaattaacaattttaactcCAAAAGTTGTTTGTTAATGTACAATGATCTAAATAAACTGGACGCTGACCTATCAGGCACAACCTTCACAATACGCTTTCCACATCTAAAATcgtaaattataatgttaTCTCCCTCCTTTATCATAGTTACCAATCACTAGTGATCAAATTACACTTAAATACATAGGAATTTATGACTCGCTACAATACTACTATTTGTTCTACCAATATGAAATCACTTCATACACTGCATTTGAaagaaattttatatttttttgaattaaAAGACCCGTACTTTTAGTGCATCAACGAATCATACATACGCGATGCTAAATATACCTAAGCGAGTATGCAAGGTAAATATTAAACACGCATACTCATACCCCACGTTTGATCACCAAATGacttttttattaattattcatGCAATTTCACTGtaattagttaattattCCTTACCTTGTCTTAAGAAGGTTGGAAATTTgttacaatatatcaaaacaTATGTAAGCATGTGGATATCATGTGAAAAACCTACTAAAAActatgattaatttttatgagTGAGTTCACTCAAAGGATAGCACGTTGCGAATAAAAGTTGGGCTATTGCATAAATAACGCATGTTGCCTTGAAACATATTTCATAGCCATATTTATCTGACACTATCCCACCAAGCAATGTGCTAAAAGCGTTAATAACTTGATTTGTTTCGTAGGACGAGATCCACCACTTGTAATTGTACTTGGTGTTATTTTTCAATAGCACTGACGATATGATTGGGGATGCACAATTTTGCATTGGATAGCGTACTGCATATAAGAATAGGGACAATGTTCGTTCTCTTGAATGCACGAAGCATaccaataaaatataaccAATAAACTTTACTATTATAACAAGTAGTATATCGTTCATATACTTCTCCATATGCTTTATAATAGCTGTTAATGTTAATAAAAGAATGGGACTTATGGCCGAGATTAAGCTTTTTTCCGATGGTTTCATTTTAAACATGTCAATCATATAcaaaacaaaatatttgacacTAAGCCCACTGCCAATTGCATAAATAATACGGGTAGCAATTATAATCCAAGGAATGTACCTATTTTTATCGGCAATCTCCGTCTTGTTAATAAGAGCGCTGCTTTCAGTTATGGATGCATATGTCGTACAAATATACGAGTATGCAATGAagtaaaaatttaccataAGAAATTTAATGCTAAGAATGATTTGAGCGACcataattacatattccACAGTTTCGTTTTTCCAATTATcaccaaaattgtaatacAAACAGTAAGATATTATATTTCCAATTGACCATGCTACTGCATTTACGTAACTTTcatatatgataatatcATTGCGTTTTTTTTCTTCCAAACCCTCCAACATATGATATTTTAGCTTAGCATTGATAATTGTGGCGGAGAAAGAAAACACGAATAAGAGTATGTATAATGGTGCCTGTTTGTTATAGATCAGAGAAAAAACTATAATGACTAAGTCACCAGCTTCTTACATGAAGatatataatgtacaatattgaaaattatggAAATCACATCCACACCCCAGTCTTTAATAAGTGGCGCTAGCAATACACCCAGAGTTCCAACTTTGGAAAAAAATATACCCATACCAACCTATATCAATGAATGATTTACTGAGTAATTgcatttaaatttgttgaaaatttttacatctAACAGAAACGAAAAAAATAGTGACACGTACATAGTGTCAAGGAAGTGGATAGATAGTCTAAATAAACTACCTTTTACATTAGCAACTGATAGAGGTtcatattgttatatattactatACATCCAAATTTATGTCCTAAACATTAATCCATATTATTACACTGGTCTACGACACTAGTGATAGCCCCCATAGCAGTAGTAGCAGTATAACATCGCAACGCGGCAGCCTCTTGTTATAACACAAGCTTTTATATATGTCAAAACGCTCATGTTTAGTGATATATGGAATAACTCTTTATAATGGgtaaaaaaaaaattatgctTCAAGAAAGTAACAAACTGAACTCACACAGCGGCGCCAAAAGTAGGATCTTCATTCGGCGAGAAGATTCTAAGGAAGTACGGATGGGAGGAGTAAGCTTTTGTTCAATTCAGTGGCAAGGGACTGGGCAAATATACTAATGGTACAATTGAACCCATAGTATTACAAGCAAACAGTGGTTGCAGAGGGGTCActaatagtttatttagatggGAGACAATGGCCGTAA
The DNA window shown above is from Babesia microti strain RI chromosome III, complete genome and carries:
- a CDS encoding metabolite/drug transporter, putative (overlaps_old_locusTagID:BBM_III03785) translates to MNLYQLLILSIHFLDTMYVSLFFSFLLDVKIFNKFKCNYSVGMGIFFSKVGTLGVLLAPLIKDWGVDVISIIFNIVHYISSFIIVFSLIYNKQAPLYILLFVFSFSATIINAKLKYHMLEGLEEKKRNDIIIYESYVNAVAWSIGNIISYCLYYNFGDNWKNETVEYVIMVAQIILSIKFLMVNFYFIAYSYICTTYASITESSALINKTEIADKNRYIPWIIIATRIIYAIGSGLSVKYFVLYMIDMFKMKPSEKSLISAISPILLLTLTAIIKHMEKYMNDILLVIIVKFIGYILLVCFVHSRERTLSLFLYAVRYPMQNCASPIISSVLLKNNTKYNYKWWISSYETNQVINAFSTLLGGIVSDKYGYEICFKATCVIYAIAQLLFATCYPLSELTHKN